The DNA region TTGCGGGCCACGGCGCGCTGCGGGACGAGCAGCGCCTGCGGGTTCACGCCCTCGGCGAGGCGGGCCCGCACGTAGGTGCCGGGGAGCAGCTCGGCGCGGGGGTTGGGGAAGATCGCGCGCAGCGCCACCGAGCCGGTGCCAGGATCCACGGTGACGTCGGCGAACTGCAGCGTGCCGGGGAGGCCGTACTCGCGGCCGTCCTCGGTGGTGAGCGCGACCTTCGCCTTGCCGGCGCCGGCGGACTGGAGCTTGCCGGCCTCGAGATCGCGGCGCATCCGGAGCAGCTCGGCGCTGGACTGCGTCACGTCCACGTAGACCGGGTCGAGCTGCTGCACGGTGGCGAGCAGCGTGGCCTGCGCCGCCTGCACGTAGGCGCCCTCGGTCACCTCGGAGCGGCCGATGCGGCCGCCCACCGGGGAGGTGACGGTGGTGTAGCCGAGGTTGATGCGGGCGGCGTCCACCGCGGCCCGGCCGGCGGCGACGTCGGCCTCGGCCTTCTTCAGCGCGGCCACGGCGTCCTCGTGCTCCTGCCGGCTCACCGCGTTCGCGGCCACGAGCTCGGTGTAGCGCTCGGCGGTGAGCCTGGCCGACGAGAGCGTCGCCTCGGCGCGGGCGAGCTGCGCCCGGGCGCTGTCGAGCGCGGCCTGGTAGGGCGCCGGGTCGATCTTGAACAGCGGCTGCCCCTGCTTCACGTCGCTGCCCTCGGTGAACAGGCGCTTCAGCACGATGCCGTTCACGCGGGCGCGGACCTCGGCGACCTTGAACGCGGAGACGCGACCGGGCAGCTCGGTGGTGAGCGTCACCGCCTGCGGGGAGAGGGTGATCACGCCGACCTCGACCGGGCCGGGGGCGCGCGCCTCCTGCTTCTTGCCGCACCCGGCGGCGACGAGCGCGAGCGCGAGCGCGGCGGGCGCGAGCGCGCGGTTGCCGAAAAGGAGGCCGGGAGCGCGCCGCGTGGCGGCGCGAGGGGAGCGGAGGGAGGGGTTCATCTCGATTCCTTTGAGGCCCGGGGAACGGATCCGTGAGCCCGGGAGGGCGGTACTGATAGCCGTACGCTCCGACGCGGTCAACACTAAACCGTTCAGTTCAACGAGCGGCCGAAACCTAGACGGATGAGGGTTGACAGTCAAGACTGAACCGTTTAGTTCATTTCGCATGGCTGAAAACCAGGCACAGAGACCCCCCGATTGGTGCGTGGGCAAGCGCCAGCAGATCCTGGATGGGGCGCGCAAGGCGTTC from Anaeromyxobacter dehalogenans 2CP-C includes:
- a CDS encoding efflux RND transporter periplasmic adaptor subunit, whose amino-acid sequence is MNPSLRSPRAATRRAPGLLFGNRALAPAALALALVAAGCGKKQEARAPGPVEVGVITLSPQAVTLTTELPGRVSAFKVAEVRARVNGIVLKRLFTEGSDVKQGQPLFKIDPAPYQAALDSARAQLARAEATLSSARLTAERYTELVAANAVSRQEHEDAVAALKKAEADVAAGRAAVDAARINLGYTTVTSPVGGRIGRSEVTEGAYVQAAQATLLATVQQLDPVYVDVTQSSAELLRMRRDLEAGKLQSAGAGKAKVALTTEDGREYGLPGTLQFADVTVDPGTGSVALRAIFPNPRAELLPGTYVRARLAEGVNPQALLVPQRAVARNNKGEPTALVVAGGKVELRNLVTERVIGDAWLVTSGVKPGEQVIVEGLQKVRPGAPVNPVPAGGAKQANAATPGQPAPAGAAR